The DNA sequence TGAGGCTAAGGTCTATCACCAAAAAATTCATCCTCATAGGCACTATAGTGCTTACATTCTTTACCGTCTACATCTATGCAGGCTACCGCTTTACGCACCATATGGATGGTGAGGCAAGGAAGATTAATCTTGCAGGCAGACAGAGGATGCTCATAAGGGGCATATCATATTTTCTTTATGCAGGGCTTCCCCTTAAGCCTGATGACAGGATGCCCTATGGAAAAAGGGCAAAGGAGCAGATGGCTGAATACGAGGAGGAGCTTTACGGCTTAAGGAATGGCAGTGAATCTCTTAACCTGAAGCCCATCCATAGCCATGATAAGGAATCGGCTTTAAGAGCTAATGAGATGACAGAGCTATGGGAAAAGACACAGAAGCCTGTCCTTCTTAGTATCATGGCATTACCGACTCAAAGGAAAAACGAGGCATGCAATATGTGCCATACTGCTATCAGAGAAAACCTTGGAAAGGTGGATGAACTTGTCTCATCCCTTGAAAGACACTATCAGGAGATGCTAAAGGATTTTGATACATGGAGGCTATATGCTTTTGGAATCTTTGTTATTTTAGTTGGCTTTACCATACTTTCTATAAGACAGGGAATAGTCCTTCCTGTTAAGAAGCTCAGGGATGCAGTAGGGGAGATGGAAAAGGGGAATCTAAGTGTGAGGGTTGATGTAAAAGGCAGGGATGAGATTGGGGATTTAAGCGGAGGCTTTAACCGAATGGCTCAGGTCCTTCAAAGATATATGTGGCATCTTGAGGAACTGGTAAAAGAAAGAACTGCTGAGTTTGAGGAGGCAAAGACCCTTGCTGAATCTGCAAACAGGGCAAAATCCGAGTTCCTCACTAATATGTCCCATGAGTTTAGAACTCCTCTTAACTCAATAATGGGCTTTGCACAGGTCATCAGAGATGGTGTAGCAGGCACAATCTCAAATGAGCAGAGGGAATACCTAACCGACATACTTGAAAGCGGAGAGCATCTTTTAAGCCTCATAAATGATATCCTTGACTTAGCAAAGATAGAGGTTGGCAAAATGAGACTTGAGCTTACAGAATTCAGCGTTTTAGAGCTCATAAACGAATGCCTTTTACTGTTCAAGGAAAAGTCATTAAAGTATAATATAAGCCTTACATCAGAGATTGAAGATGGGATTGAAAGTATTACTGCTGACAGGAGAAACCTCAAACAGGTTCTCATTAACCTTTTAGGGAATGCCATGAAATTTACTTCTGATGGAGGCAGTGTTGGTGTAAAGGCAGTCAGGGCTGATAAAATGCTTCAATTCACAGTATGGGACACAGGCATAGGCATATCAGAGGAAGACCAGAAAGGGCTTTTTCAGCCATTTCAGCAGATTGA is a window from the Nitrospirota bacterium genome containing:
- a CDS encoding HAMP domain-containing protein, producing the protein MLRLRSITKKFILIGTIVLTFFTVYIYAGYRFTHHMDGEARKINLAGRQRMLIRGISYFLYAGLPLKPDDRMPYGKRAKEQMAEYEEELYGLRNGSESLNLKPIHSHDKESALRANEMTELWEKTQKPVLLSIMALPTQRKNEACNMCHTAIRENLGKVDELVSSLERHYQEMLKDFDTWRLYAFGIFVILVGFTILSIRQGIVLPVKKLRDAVGEMEKGNLSVRVDVKGRDEIGDLSGGFNRMAQVLQRYMWHLEELVKERTAEFEEAKTLAESANRAKSEFLTNMSHEFRTPLNSIMGFAQVIRDGVAGTISNEQREYLTDILESGEHLLSLINDILDLAKIEVGKMRLELTEFSVLELINECLLLFKEKSLKYNISLTSEIEDGIESITADRRNLKQVLINLLGNAMKFTSDGGSVGVKAVRADKMLQFTVWDTGIGISEEDQKGLFQPFQQIESPLTKKYAGTGLGLNISKRLVELHGGRIWVESEVGKGSRFMFTIPVKGEG